From a region of the Besnoitia besnoiti strain Bb-Ger1 chromosome I, whole genome shotgun sequence genome:
- a CDS encoding ubiquitin carboxyl-terminal hydrolase, family 1 protein (encoded by transcript BESB_005930), translated as MPSEGGKSCARSRNADSSSRWCLIESDPGVFTELVEKLGVKGVEFDEVFGVDEASFETLKQRDRKVFGFVFLFNWTKDAAGKASGGVADEDVVMDEAEAASQCPPDLFFAKQVIENACASQAILSILVNKRDEIKEIGPTLTALVDFTKDFLDPQMRGEAIGNSEAIRAAHNSFKSSSPFDWADDEDDKEKEDAFHFVSYICFKGHAYEMDGLQPGPKCLGSCDESSWIELVRKQLQKRIETIQKAASGELRFNLMAVTEDALSKLQEEIFRYRVIIQRANIKLISSGKDLELTDEVDEDLAPSNTPTLDELPDGIAELENVVEEAEKKKKALKEQEEEEHYKRARWKKENVRRRHDFVPVLLSVLKHLAKRGELVDAVKAAQEATALRQQERKKVKTGGPAPNN; from the exons ATGCCAAGCGAAGGCGGAAAGagctgcgcccgcagccgcaaCGCCGATAGCAGCAGTCGCTGGTGTTTGATTGAGAGCGACCCCGGTGTCTTTACAGAGCTGGTCGAGAAACTTGGAGTGAAAGGCGTTGAATTTGATGAGGTCTTTGGCGTCGATGAAGCGTCTTTCGAGACTCTGAAACAGAGAGACCGCAAGGTTTTCGGgttcgttttcctcttcaaCTGGACAAAGGATGCGGCCGGCAAGGCCTCTGGAGGCGTGGCTGACGAAGACGTCGTGATGGACGAAGCTGAAGCCGCCTCCCAGTGCCCTCCGGATCTTTTCTTCGCGAAACAG GTCATTGAGAACGCATGCGCGAGTCAAGCGATCTTGTCTATATTGGTTAACAAAAGAGATGAAATCAAAGAGATCGGCCCGACGCTGACTGCCCTCGTGGACTTCACGAAAGATTTCCTCGACCCCCAAATGCGAGGGGAAGCCATTGGTAACTC GGAAGCTATTCGAGCTGCGCACAACTCGTTCAAGAGTTCGAGCCCCTTCGACTGGGCCGATGACGAGGACGAcaaggagaaagaggacgcGTTTCACTTTGTGTCTTACATCTGCTTTAAGGGCCACGCCTATGAGATGGATGGCCTACAGCCG GGTCCGAAGTGCCTGGGCTCCTGCGACGAGAGTTCGTGGATTGAGCTCGTCCGGAAGCAGCTTCAAAAGAGGATTGAGAC GATCCAGAAGGCTgcgagcggcgagctgcggTTCAACCTCATGGCTGTGACAGAAGATGCCCTCTCCAAGCTTCAGGAAGAGATCTTCCGGTATAG GGTGATCATCCAGCGGGCGAACATCAAATTGATAAGCTCTGGCAAAGACCTCGAGCTGACGGACGAAGTTGACGAAGACCTCGCGCCCAGCAACACGCCGACTCTCGACGAACTTCCCGACGGCATCGCAGAACTCGAAAAT GTTGttgaggaggcggagaagaagaagaaagcctTGAAggagcaggaagaagaagagcatTACAAGCGCGCT CGGtggaagaaggaaaacgtTCGAAGACGTCACGATTTCGTTCCTGTTCTCCTCAGCGTTCTCAA GCACCTTGCGAAGCGCGGAGAGCTCGTGGATGCCGTGAAAGCCGCCCAGGAAGCGACGGCGCTTCGTCAGCAAGAGCGGAAGAAAGTCAAAACTGGCGGACCTGCGCCAAACAACTAA
- a CDS encoding hypothetical protein (encoded by transcript BESB_005910), with translation MAVNQGGRATSSDSFCFPAQARKRPKECAATATDGRRGLSSMHPRRMCACDKHESEALNSLSTVGAARRNIVAGCCEFEATLRRPRGLHSSSRLPRYSVTVAFGTLMFLISCSTVPGSLCADASSLGVLPRIPFILFSARWFLLASRGVVSAATAAHLSLQEAWFSSSDSPFASASPSSFSPSAVAKGRAAYDAFQRDAEETRHQGGSRARAVESCWREVLREINLLQSLPSAQACSSLGEASREYIALLRARCIYTRTGRAFPNARQGCYLVPDEIPASWLMPPRADGAGSGDGGETGKAERQQDVEGERRSASGGGGGHAARPRERENGASSEAGATLDPPQRPESYAAEGREGIEGGGDRQAGTAADARREATERRQGAPRLENPCLTLEAFLTLRLEHRAGGFEEALRIQGSGNDEVDAANSSARQQPSPSASFAASVESQGEQAEARRGARHAPAGSGLPGRSRSLPRESEEEAQTDDLHMQASRRLLLALSDTGRGDRNVGEAATLKSLMESCEALRQRVVVGCQHARSMDFGTFALVREQINHIDNICFFLHSAEWQRRSDETVTRLAVASGAVASHLRAQARNLEEMHAIQRQQLEGGWQVTHLLQNLQHGMQDVFAALHQIRSFHRYLADAVGSAQTFFFYLFALLLSLVFTAHVRLQGARLSLFTLLLLLASAEVAARKWGLSALLFLRLKYLQGTDLAAGLIRLLLAGDDNEIQAGRETPFFEKHKRAWDDPSLEDIEAVAFWLRCVYTSAAVAIWLHRALLHKTAEDLLREEMKKL, from the exons ATGGCGGTAAACCAAGGGGGTCGGGCGACCTCTTCTGACTCCTTCTGCTTCCCTGCGCAAGCGCGAAAGCGCCCGAAGGAATGCGCAGCCACGGCCAcagacggccgccgcggcctctcctcaATGCATCCCCGCCGCATGTGTGCCTGTGACAAACACGAGAGTGAAGCCCTAAACAGCCTCTCAACTGTCGGTGCCGCGCGACGAAATATCGTTGCAGGCTGTTGCGAGTTCGAGGCGACTCTGAGACGCCCACGAGGCTTGCATTCGAGTTCTCGCCTCCCGCGATACTCCGTCACCGTTGCCTTCGGTACCCTGATGTTTCTCATCTCATGCTCGACTGTTCCGGGTTCGCTTTGCGCGGATGCCTCTTCTCTAGGGGTGCTTCCGCGTATTCCATTCATACTCTTTTCTGCTCGTTGGTTCCTactcgcctcccgcggcgtGGTGTCGGCTGCAACTGCCGCCCATCTGTCCCTCCAGGAGGCATGGTTTTCCTCCTCCGATTCCCCCTTTgcatctgcgtcgccgtcttcctttTCGCCGTCAGCTGTGGCGAAGGGCCGCGCAGCCTACGACGCCTTCCAGCGcgatgcagaggagacgcgtcACCAGGGCGGCAGCAGGGCCCGCGCCGTCGAGAGTTGCTGGCGAGAAGTTCTGCGAGAAATCAACCTTCTCCAGAGTCTGCCGAGTGCCCAGGCGTGCAGCAGCCTaggcgaggcgtcgcgtgAGTACATTgccctgctgcgcgcgcggtgtATATACACCCGAACCGGGCGGGCTTTCCCCAATGCGCGCCAGGGCTGCTACCTCGTGCCGGATGAGATTCCCGCCTCCTGGCTGATGCCGCCCAGggccgacggcgcaggcTCTGGGGACGGCGGCGAAACAGGAAAAGCCGAGCGACAGCAAGATGTCGAGGGGGAGCGTCGGTCGgcaagcggcggagggggcggccacgcggcgaggccgcgcgaacGGGAAAACGGGGCCAGCAGTGAAGCAGGTGCAACGCTCGACCCTCCTCAGAGACCGGAGAGCTACGCAGCggaaggcagagaaggaaTCGAGGGAGGGGGCGATCGCCAAGCCGGCACTGCCGCggatgcgcggcgcgaggcgacagagcgcaggcagggagcgccgcggcttgAGAACCCGTGTTTGACTCTGGAGGCGTTTCTCACGCTCCGCCTCGAGCATCGTGCAGGGGGCTTTGAGGAAGCTCTGCGCATCCAAGGCAGCGGGAACGACGAGGTAGACGCAGCGAACTCCAGTGCACGACAGCAGCCGTCTCCCTCGGCATCCTTCGCTGCTTCAGTCGAGAGTCAAGGtgagcaggcggaggcgaggcgaggtgCGAGGCACGCACCTGCGGGGTCGGGCTTGCCggggcggagccgcagcctgccccgagaaagcgaagaggaggcgcagaccgACGACCTCCACATGCAGGCCTCACGCCGCTTGCTTTTGGCGCTGTCTGACACGGGGCGTGGGGACAGGAAtgtcggcgaggccgcgacgctgAAAAGCCTCATGGAGTcgtgcgaggcgctgcggcagcgagttGTCGTGGGATGCCAACACGCACGCTCCATGGACTTTGGGACCTTCGCGCTTGTCCGCGAACAGATCAATCACATAG ACAACATCTGCTTTTTCCTGCACAGCGCGGAgtggcagcggcggagcgacGAGACGGTCACTCGCCTGGCTgtcgcgtcgggcgcggtgGCATCTCACCTGCGAGCTCAGGCGCGGAACTTGGAAGAGATGCACGCGATtcagaggcagcagctggaGGGTGGCTGGCAGGTGACGCATCTGCTGCAGAATCTCCAGCACGGCATGCAAGacgtcttcgcggcgcttcaccAGATCCGCAGCTTCCACCGCTACTTGGCTGATGCCGTCGGCAGCGCGCAGACCTTCTTCTTCTACCtgttcgcgctgctgctctcctTGGTCTTCACCGCCCACGTGCGGCTCcagggcgcgcgcctctccctgttcaccctcctcctcttgctCGCCAGTGCcgaggtggcggcgcggaagtGGGGCCTGAGCGCGCTCCTGTTTCTCCGCCTCAAGTATCTCCAGGGAACGGACCTCGCAGCTGGCCTCATTCGCCTGctcctcgcgggcgacgacaACGAGATCCaggcggggagagagacgccatTTTTCGAGAAACACAAACGCGCTTGGGACGACCCCTCTCTGGAAGACATCGAAGCTGTCGCCTTCTGGCTAAGGTGTGTATACACCTCGGCGGCGGTTGCGATTTGGCTGCAccgcgcgcttctccacaagacggcggaggactTGCTTCGCGAGGAGATGAAAAAGCTTTAA
- a CDS encoding RbAp46 (encoded by transcript BESB_005920): MGREAVPHTTPAAAEAPCAGGARPPSSAPASPASPRPPATFAALLAPEVATSSPTHGQSHGDGPVPGKRGVGAGGDSPASRKRHRHGDDVRENPVEAGGNREGFAPEETREKPAAGEAPPDPKPSPEEGGDDAQSADRAANGDKKVTFFNAGSLGALRQIQEERDEEDEEPQEDPALVAEEFNNWKVNTKVLYDLVMNTTLEWPSLTVQWLPGLASGMVGDSSTVRQKLLLGTHTSGDEGNSLLVVEVSLPSALIEDEASRTYVERPSDYDGFSFGRTPCKFKTVKSFAHEGEVNCARCMPQNPDIVATMGPDGFVNIYDITMASAFSAGSLLKLAAHTADGFGLAWNLSREGLLASTSNAGSICLHDITAASLAAARDAGELAPAAGSPLRTFQCTDTAVNDCCWVAGEADLLATCADDGVVSLWDSRERSSTFPAVLLKASEKDLVTCICADENQPFTLVCGDNHGNLRVLDRRRGDRPVHVIDAAHQGEVTRVAFSPVQSGLLASASRDRFVSLWDLKRVGEEQSEEDAEDGPPELLFSHGGHLAAVSDVAWNREGHDALDKVVASVGEDNRLQIWQLKHSVFFCDDEENEENDDDDVE; the protein is encoded by the exons ATGGGGCGCGAGGCAGTCCCCCACacgacgcctgcggccgcggaggcgccctgcgcgggcggcgcccggcccccttcgtctgcgcccgcgtctcctgcctcgccgcgcccgcctgcgacTTTCGCGGCTTTGCTGGCTCCAGAGGTTGCGACCTCTTCGCCGACGCATGGGCAGTCTCACGGCGACGGCCCCGTGCCTGGCAAGCGCGGCGTGGGAGCGGGAGGCGACTCGCCGGCATCGCGGAAGCGCCATCGGCACGGTGACGACGTGCGCGAGAATCCCGTGGAGGCCGGAGGAAACCGCGAGGGATTCGCGCCcgaagagacacgcgagaagcccgccgcaggcgaggcaccgccagaccctaaaccctcacCAGAGGAGGGTGGCGACGACGCACAGAgcgccgaccgcgcggcGAATGGCGATAAGAAGGTGACCTTTTTCAACGCcggctcgctcggcgccttgCGACAGATTCAGGaagagcgcgacgaggaagacgaggagccGCAGGAAGACCCCGCTTTAGTCGCGGAGGAATTCAACAACTGGAAGGTCAACACGAAGGTACTCTACGACCTCGTCATGAACACCACGCTTGAATGGCCTTCGCTCACCGTCCAGTGGCTGCCTGGACTCGCCAGCGGAAT GGTTGGCGACTCCTCCACCGTCCGCCAGAAACTGCTTCTGGGCACGCACACCAGTGGAGACGAAGGCAACtcgctcctcgtcgtcgag GTGTCGCTTCCATCGGCCCTCATCGAGGACGAGGCGTCTCGGACTTACGTAGAGCGACCTTCAG ACTACGACGGCTTCAGCTTTGGCAGGACGCCCTGCAAGTTCAAAACGGTCAAGAGCTTCGCGCACGAGGGAGAAGTCAACTG cgcgcggtgCATGCCGCAGAACCCCGACATCGTGGCCACAATGGGTCCTGACGGCTTCG TCAACATATACGACATCACCAtggcctccgccttctcagcCGGCTCGCTTCTGAAGCTCGCCGCCCACACCGCTGACGG ATTCGGTTTGGCCTGGAATCTCTCGCGCGAGGGACTTCTGGCGTCCACGTCGAACGCCGGCTCCATTTGCCTCCATGACATTACTGCAGcgtccctcgccgccgccagagacgcag GCGAGTTGGCCCCGGCCGCAGGATCGCCTCTCCGCACCTTCCAGTGTACGGACACCGCAGTGAACGACTGCTGCTGGgtcgccggcgaggcagaccTCCTCGCAACgtgcgcagacgacggcgttGTCAGCCT ATGGGActcgcgcgagcggagcTCGACTTTCCCCGCCGTTCTG CTGAAGGCCTCGGAAAAGGATCTCGTGACGTGCATTTGCGCAGACGAGAACCAGCCCTTCACGCTGGTGTGCGGCGACAACCACGGG AATCTGCGGGTTCtcgacaggcggcgcggcgaccgacCGGTTCATGTGATCGATGCGGCGCACCAGGGCGAAGTGACACGCGTGGCCTTTTCGCCGGTGCAGTCGGGGCTTCTCGCATCGGCCAGCCGCGaccgcttcgtctctctgtGGGACTTGAAGCGCGTTGGCGAGGAGCAGTctgaagaggacgcggaggacgggcCGCCGGAACTCCTG TTTTCTCACGGTGGGCACCTGGCCGCAGTCAGCGACGTCGCGTGGAACCGAGAAGGGCATGACGCACTCGACAAG GTCGTCGCGTCCGTCGGCGAAGACAACCGACTCCAAATTTGGCAGCTG AAGCactctgtcttcttctgcgacgatgaggagaacgaagagaACGATGACGACGACGTCGAGTGA